One part of the Planctomycetota bacterium genome encodes these proteins:
- a CDS encoding tetratricopeptide repeat protein yields MNRCPAHPVWIWVADLLLPGAGHVWVGFVKGGAAMAVAWGFLTGGALVLEIFRAGAAVSSWEWALRGSAAGVYVAAQASLGFRLRAIRRVGQTDRDGRFCSALVAYLQDRLDESESVCRALLESDPDDVEAFFQLAMIARRRGDAATARRHLVRARYLDDAGRWDFEIEREMSALAGSAGRAAK; encoded by the coding sequence ATGAATCGATGCCCGGCTCATCCTGTGTGGATCTGGGTGGCGGACCTCCTTCTGCCCGGGGCGGGCCACGTCTGGGTCGGTTTTGTGAAGGGCGGCGCGGCCATGGCCGTCGCGTGGGGTTTCCTGACCGGCGGCGCCCTGGTACTGGAGATTTTCCGGGCCGGTGCGGCCGTTTCGTCGTGGGAGTGGGCCCTTCGTGGATCGGCGGCGGGCGTGTACGTTGCCGCCCAGGCGTCGCTTGGGTTTCGCCTGCGGGCGATAAGGCGAGTCGGGCAAACGGACCGCGACGGCCGGTTCTGCTCGGCCCTGGTGGCGTACCTTCAGGATCGGCTGGACGAATCGGAATCCGTTTGCCGGGCCCTCCTCGAGTCGGACCCGGACGACGTGGAGGCTTTCTTTCAGTTGGCGATGATTGCGCGGCGTCGGGGGGATGCGGCGACGGCGCGGCGGCACCTCGTCCGGGCGCGGTATCTGGACGACGCGGGGCGATGGGATTTTGAGATCGAGCGCGAAATGTCGGCCCTCGCGGGGTCGGCGGGGCGCGCCGCCAAGTGA
- the dnaK gene encoding molecular chaperone DnaK has protein sequence MVSRKVIGIDLGTTNSVVAVREGDKITVIANAQGNRITPSVVAVTDKGERLVGQVAKRQAITNPRNTIFSIKRFMGRRHSEVQAEEKLVPYEIVGGAEELVKVHARGKDYTPPEISAMILQDLKRTAENYLGEEVKKAVVTVPAYFNDSQRQATKEAGIIAGLEVLRIINEPTAASLAYGLEKKKNEKIAVFDFGGGTFDISILDVGEGVFEVIATNGDGHLGGDDLDQRLIDHISDTFKADSGIDLRKDQMALQRLKEAAEKAKCELSTVAETDINLPFITADSSGPKHLTMKITRAKLEELVRDLIDRARRPCLQCLEDTRKRRGADFRVDEVVLVGGQTRMPAIEALAKELFGKDPHKGVNPDEVVAVGAAIQGAIITGEVKDLLLLDVTPLSLGIETLGGVMTPLVERNTTIPTGKKEVFSTAADNQTTVEIHVLQGERPMARDNRTLGRFQLAGIPPAPRGLPQIEVSFDIDHNGILNVNAKDLGTGKEQSIKIQQSSGLSKEEVEKMRKEAESHAEEDKKLRTLVDKRNQADALVYQVEHTLKEHGDKLGADDRARIEKAIGEVHEALKGEDPARIDRAVEALNQASHSLAKMLYQQQGQGAQAGAGHAAGPGQAAPSEEKKGGDDDVIDADFEVKE, from the coding sequence ATGGTTTCCAGAAAAGTCATCGGAATCGACCTGGGCACCACGAACTCCGTGGTGGCTGTCCGCGAGGGCGATAAGATCACCGTCATCGCGAACGCCCAGGGGAACCGCATCACCCCCTCCGTGGTCGCGGTGACCGACAAGGGTGAGCGGCTGGTCGGCCAGGTGGCCAAACGCCAGGCCATCACCAACCCGCGGAACACGATCTTCTCGATCAAGCGGTTCATGGGCCGGCGCCACAGCGAAGTCCAGGCCGAGGAAAAACTGGTCCCCTACGAAATCGTGGGCGGGGCCGAGGAACTGGTAAAGGTGCACGCGAGAGGCAAAGATTACACGCCGCCCGAAATCTCCGCCATGATCCTCCAGGACCTGAAGCGAACGGCTGAAAACTACCTCGGCGAGGAAGTCAAGAAAGCCGTCGTCACGGTTCCGGCCTACTTCAACGACTCACAGCGCCAGGCCACCAAGGAGGCCGGCATCATCGCCGGGCTGGAAGTGCTGCGGATCATCAACGAGCCGACCGCCGCCAGCCTGGCCTACGGCCTGGAGAAAAAGAAGAACGAGAAGATCGCCGTTTTCGACTTCGGCGGCGGAACGTTCGACATTTCGATCCTGGACGTCGGCGAAGGCGTCTTCGAGGTCATCGCGACGAACGGCGACGGGCACCTCGGCGGCGACGACCTCGACCAGCGCCTCATCGACCACATCTCCGACACCTTCAAGGCCGACTCTGGGATCGACCTGAGGAAGGACCAGATGGCCCTCCAGAGGCTCAAGGAGGCCGCTGAAAAGGCCAAGTGCGAACTGTCGACCGTCGCCGAGACCGACATCAACCTGCCGTTCATCACGGCCGACTCGAGCGGCCCGAAGCACCTGACGATGAAGATCACGCGGGCGAAACTGGAGGAACTCGTCCGCGACCTCATCGACCGCGCCCGCCGGCCCTGCCTCCAGTGCCTCGAGGACACCCGCAAACGCCGGGGCGCCGACTTCCGCGTCGACGAGGTCGTGCTCGTCGGCGGCCAGACGCGCATGCCCGCCATCGAGGCCCTCGCCAAGGAACTCTTCGGCAAGGACCCCCACAAGGGCGTCAACCCGGACGAGGTCGTCGCCGTCGGCGCCGCCATCCAGGGCGCCATCATCACGGGAGAAGTTAAGGACCTCCTCCTGCTGGACGTGACGCCCCTGTCCTTGGGCATCGAGACGCTCGGCGGCGTCATGACGCCGCTCGTCGAGCGCAATACCACCATCCCGACGGGAAAGAAGGAGGTTTTCTCCACCGCGGCCGACAATCAGACCACCGTCGAGATCCACGTGCTGCAGGGCGAGCGGCCGATGGCCCGCGACAACCGCACCCTCGGACGCTTCCAACTCGCGGGCATCCCCCCCGCGCCGCGAGGTCTGCCGCAGATCGAGGTCTCCTTCGACATCGACCACAACGGCATTCTGAACGTCAACGCCAAGGACCTCGGGACCGGCAAAGAGCAGTCCATCAAGATCCAGCAGTCCTCCGGCCTCTCGAAGGAGGAAGTCGAGAAGATGAGAAAGGAGGCCGAGAGCCATGCCGAGGAGGACAAAAAACTCCGCACCCTCGTCGACAAACGCAACCAGGCCGACGCCCTCGTCTACCAGGTCGAGCACACGCTGAAGGAGCACGGCGACAAACTCGGCGCCGACGACCGCGCCCGCATCGAGAAGGCCATCGGGGAGGTCCACGAAGCCCTCAAGGGCGAAGACCCCGCCCGCATCGACCGCGCCGTTGAGGCCCTCAACCAGGCCTCCCACAGCCTGGCCAAGATGCTCTATCAGCAACAGGGCCAAGGCGCCCAGGCCGGCGCCGGACACGCCGCAGGCCCCGGCCAGGCCGCACCCTCCGAAGAAAAGAAAGGCGGCGACGACGACGTCATCGACGCCGACTTTGAAGTGAAGGAGTAG